One genomic segment of Pedobacter endophyticus includes these proteins:
- a CDS encoding glycoside hydrolase family 65 protein, whose product MKNYIKADEWNIIEEGFDPHLNKISESIFSLGNGRMGQRANFEETYTGETLLGNYVAGVYYPDKTRVGWWKNGYPEYFAKVLNAANWVGIEVKLDDEILDLATAQVTDFKRVLNMHTGVLERTFTATLKSGKTVKVKATRFCSIVDDEVGAIRYSITPLNFDGKITLMPFIDGDIKNQDSNYDEKFWTMVADEITGTEAYIKLRTKKTEFEVCTGSNIELYKNAEKVDIKVEAVRKEKFVGQSFSVDVKANEEITLVKIAANLSSENYPKESLLKETKAVIAKATAKGFDTLLKEQTEAWATKWEESDIIIEGDVSAQQAIRFNIFQLFQTYTGKDDRLNIGPKGFTGEKYGGSTYWDTEAYCVPFYLATAPQEVSKNLLVYRYKQLDKAIENATKLGFKDGAALYPMVTMNGEECHNEWEITFEEIHRNGAIAFAIYNYIRYTGDESYLSDFGLEVLIGITRFWKQRVNWSSNKQQYVMLGVTGPNEYENNVNNNWYTNLLATWCMKYTTEAAGIAKKQQPQKYNNLLKRLNFSDQEFADWADIIEKMYYPEDEERGIFLQQDGYLDKEQTLVKDLPASERPINQKWSWDRILRSPFIKQADVLQGLYFFEEDYDLETIRRNFDFYEPRTVHESSLSPCVHSILAAKLNDEARAYEFYLRTARLDLDDYNNDTEDGLHITSMAGTWMSVVEGFAGMRVRDGKLQFNPFLPEKWKSFSFTIGFRGATLKVNISENGINIKNNNDIALEIGIRNQLYKLEGNAELEIEESLKKEVGSPKSEV is encoded by the coding sequence ATGAAAAACTATATTAAAGCAGATGAGTGGAACATTATCGAAGAAGGCTTTGATCCACATTTAAATAAAATTTCGGAAAGTATTTTCAGTTTGGGTAACGGCCGAATGGGGCAACGTGCCAACTTTGAGGAAACTTATACGGGCGAAACCTTGTTGGGTAACTACGTTGCTGGCGTGTATTATCCCGATAAAACCCGTGTTGGCTGGTGGAAAAACGGCTATCCTGAATACTTTGCCAAAGTGTTAAATGCGGCTAACTGGGTGGGCATCGAAGTAAAACTGGACGATGAAATTTTAGATTTAGCCACCGCCCAGGTAACCGATTTTAAGCGTGTGCTTAACATGCATACAGGAGTTTTGGAGCGCACCTTTACGGCAACGCTAAAAAGCGGCAAAACCGTTAAGGTAAAAGCGACCCGTTTTTGCAGTATTGTGGATGACGAAGTTGGCGCAATCCGCTACAGCATCACACCATTAAATTTTGACGGAAAAATCACCCTGATGCCATTTATCGACGGCGACATCAAAAATCAGGACAGCAACTACGATGAAAAATTCTGGACAATGGTTGCTGATGAAATTACCGGTACAGAAGCTTACATTAAGTTGCGGACTAAAAAAACCGAGTTTGAGGTTTGCACGGGAAGTAATATTGAATTGTATAAAAATGCTGAAAAAGTAGATATCAAGGTTGAAGCTGTTCGTAAGGAAAAATTTGTAGGGCAGAGCTTTTCGGTGGATGTAAAGGCAAACGAGGAAATCACTTTGGTTAAAATCGCTGCCAATTTATCATCAGAAAATTATCCGAAAGAATCACTTTTAAAAGAGACAAAAGCAGTTATCGCCAAAGCAACAGCCAAGGGTTTTGATACTTTATTGAAAGAACAAACCGAAGCCTGGGCAACGAAGTGGGAAGAAAGCGACATCATCATTGAAGGCGATGTATCAGCCCAACAAGCCATTCGATTCAATATTTTCCAGCTTTTCCAAACTTACACGGGTAAAGATGACCGTTTAAATATCGGTCCGAAAGGCTTTACCGGCGAAAAGTACGGCGGTTCTACCTATTGGGATACCGAGGCTTATTGTGTGCCTTTTTATCTGGCCACAGCGCCACAGGAGGTAAGCAAAAATTTACTGGTTTATCGTTACAAACAACTGGATAAGGCCATCGAAAATGCGACCAAGCTAGGCTTTAAAGATGGCGCAGCATTGTACCCGATGGTAACCATGAACGGTGAAGAGTGCCACAACGAGTGGGAAATTACCTTCGAGGAAATCCATAGGAATGGAGCCATTGCTTTTGCCATTTACAACTACATCCGCTATACGGGCGATGAAAGTTATCTGTCAGATTTCGGCCTGGAAGTGTTAATTGGCATTACCCGGTTTTGGAAACAGCGTGTAAATTGGAGCAGCAATAAGCAGCAATATGTAATGCTTGGCGTTACAGGTCCGAACGAGTACGAAAACAACGTAAATAATAACTGGTACACCAATTTACTGGCTACCTGGTGCATGAAATACACCACCGAAGCTGCGGGGATTGCAAAAAAACAACAACCACAAAAATACAACAACCTGTTGAAACGCTTGAACTTTAGCGATCAGGAATTTGCCGACTGGGCCGATATCATCGAGAAGATGTACTATCCGGAAGACGAGGAAAGAGGCATCTTTTTACAGCAGGATGGGTATTTAGATAAGGAGCAGACCTTGGTTAAAGATTTACCGGCAAGCGAAAGACCGATCAACCAGAAATGGAGTTGGGACAGGATTTTACGCTCACCTTTTATTAAGCAAGCCGATGTTTTGCAAGGGCTTTATTTCTTCGAAGAGGATTACGACTTGGAAACAATCAGAAGAAACTTCGATTTTTACGAACCGCGTACCGTTCACGAAAGTTCTTTATCGCCTTGTGTGCACAGCATTTTAGCTGCTAAATTAAACGATGAGGCCCGAGCGTATGAGTTTTATTTACGCACCGCACGATTAGATTTAGATGATTATAACAACGATACCGAAGATGGCTTGCACATTACCTCAATGGCCGGAACATGGATGAGCGTGGTAGAAGGATTTGCGGGCATGCGTGTTCGGGATGGCAAATTACAGTTCAATCCTTTCTTGCCCGAAAAATGGAAATCATTTTCGTTTACTATTGGCTTTAGGGGCGCTACGCTTAAGGTAAACATCAGCGAAAACGGAATCAACATTAAAAACAATAACGACATTGCACTGGAAATTGGCATCAGAAACCAGTTGTATAAACTAGAGGGCAATGCAGAATTAGAGATCGAAGAAAGCTTGAAGAAAGAAGTCGGGAGTCCGAAGTCTGAAGTCTGA
- the pgmB gene encoding beta-phosphoglucomutase: MQERLMTSNSRLTTKIKACLFDLDGVLVDTAVYHYQAWKRLANSMGFDFTEVQNEQLKGVSRVESLNKILAWGEVEKTDAEKEELAALKNGWYVDMITKMTPAEVLPGTVDFLTAIHQAGYKLALGSASKNSGIILEKTNLAHFFDQIVDGNMVTKSKPDPEVFLKGAELLGFAPDECVVFEDAVAGVEAAKRGGMKAIGIGEKSVLTDADLVVSGLDKLTVKDLERMV, from the coding sequence ATGCAAGAAAGACTCATGACTTCAAACTCACGACTTACGACTAAAATAAAAGCCTGTCTCTTCGATTTAGATGGCGTACTGGTCGATACGGCGGTTTACCACTATCAAGCCTGGAAGCGCTTAGCCAATTCGATGGGCTTCGATTTTACAGAGGTACAAAACGAGCAGTTAAAAGGGGTAAGTAGGGTAGAAAGCTTAAACAAAATTTTGGCCTGGGGCGAAGTAGAAAAGACCGACGCTGAAAAAGAAGAACTGGCCGCCTTAAAAAACGGGTGGTATGTAGACATGATTACCAAAATGACGCCCGCCGAAGTGTTACCAGGAACAGTTGATTTTTTAACTGCCATACATCAGGCAGGTTATAAACTAGCCTTGGGTTCTGCGAGCAAAAACTCAGGAATCATTTTGGAAAAAACAAACCTCGCTCATTTTTTCGATCAGATTGTAGATGGAAATATGGTGACGAAATCGAAGCCGGATCCGGAGGTTTTCTTGAAAGGAGCAGAACTTTTGGGTTTCGCACCTGATGAGTGCGTGGTTTTCGAAGATGCAGTTGCCGGTGTTGAAGCTGCAAAACGCGGCGGGATGAAAGCCATCGGCATCGGCGAAAAAAGTGTGCTTACCGATGCAGATCTGGTGGTAAGTGGATTGGATAAATTAACGGTTAAAGATTTAGAAAGAATGGTTTAA
- a CDS encoding glycoside hydrolase family 13 protein, with amino-acid sequence MIKSQNHTNQALSFNAQTHSFPKLGKNLFIVVAFVISSITNLFAQKLERIEPMFWYTGMHNPKLQLLVHGENIASSTVSLTYPGVKLVKVNKVENPNYLFLDLTLSSTVKAGSFPIHFAVKGKKTFSYTYELKNRNKSADRIQGVTQKDFIYLLMPDRFSNGDKSNDVVQGLTETALNRDSMYYRHGGDIEGVINHLDYLKDLGITTVWMTPEIENDMPRASYHGYAATDHYKIDPRYGTNELYKKYVETAHAKGMKVIKDIVHNHIGTGHWFFKDLPMKSWVHQWPKYTQTSYRDQTVMDTHASAADRKKMLDGWFVPSMPDLNESNPFVQNYLTQNHIWWIEYAGIDGLRLDTYPYNDPEYMADWAIKLKTEFPNLSVFGETFVNGVANQAYFAGGNTVNRGFDTHLPGITDMAVKDAIYETVNGKNGWTDGVNRLYDVVAHDFMYKDPTLNCIALDNHDMSRFYSVVNEDFDKYKMGMAILLTMRGIPQMYYGTEILMKNFSNPDGLVRSDFPGGWDGDKKDKFIADGRTNKENEAFNFVKTLANFRKNSLALQTGKLMQFVPEDDIYVYFRYNAAAKGTVMVVVNNTDKEKTLNTDRFAERINGTTTAKNVITGETSAIKEIKVPAKTTLVLELG; translated from the coding sequence ATGATCAAATCCCAAAACCATACCAATCAGGCGCTGTCGTTTAATGCTCAAACTCATTCTTTTCCTAAGCTTGGAAAAAATCTATTTATTGTCGTAGCCTTTGTCATTTCGTCAATTACAAATCTCTTCGCCCAGAAACTGGAGCGTATCGAGCCGATGTTTTGGTACACGGGCATGCACAACCCAAAATTACAGTTGCTTGTTCATGGCGAAAATATTGCTTCGAGCACTGTTTCATTAACCTATCCGGGCGTAAAGCTCGTTAAGGTTAACAAAGTTGAAAACCCAAATTATTTGTTTTTGGATTTAACACTTTCTTCAACAGTAAAAGCGGGATCGTTCCCAATTCATTTTGCTGTTAAGGGTAAAAAGACATTCAGTTATACCTACGAACTAAAGAACCGCAATAAAAGTGCAGACAGAATTCAGGGGGTAACACAAAAAGATTTTATTTACTTGCTGATGCCGGATCGTTTCTCGAATGGCGACAAAAGCAACGATGTTGTTCAGGGATTAACCGAAACAGCACTCAACCGCGATAGCATGTATTACCGCCACGGTGGCGACATTGAAGGGGTAATTAATCATTTAGATTATTTAAAAGATCTTGGGATTACAACCGTATGGATGACTCCGGAGATTGAAAATGATATGCCGCGTGCCTCTTATCACGGTTATGCAGCAACCGATCATTATAAAATAGATCCGCGTTACGGAACTAACGAACTTTATAAAAAATATGTAGAAACCGCTCATGCTAAAGGCATGAAGGTAATTAAAGATATTGTGCACAACCACATCGGCACGGGGCATTGGTTTTTTAAAGATTTGCCAATGAAGAGCTGGGTGCACCAGTGGCCGAAATACACGCAGACCAGTTACCGCGATCAAACGGTGATGGACACCCACGCGTCGGCCGCCGATCGCAAAAAAATGCTCGACGGTTGGTTTGTGCCCTCTATGCCCGATTTAAATGAATCGAATCCTTTTGTGCAAAATTACCTGACGCAAAACCACATCTGGTGGATTGAATATGCAGGAATTGATGGTTTACGATTGGACACTTATCCTTATAACGACCCAGAATATATGGCCGATTGGGCGATAAAACTGAAGACAGAGTTTCCTAATCTGTCTGTTTTCGGCGAAACCTTTGTAAATGGCGTAGCCAATCAGGCTTACTTTGCGGGCGGAAATACGGTAAACCGTGGTTTCGATACGCATTTGCCCGGCATTACTGATATGGCGGTAAAGGATGCAATTTATGAAACGGTAAACGGTAAAAATGGCTGGACAGATGGCGTAAATCGTTTGTACGATGTAGTAGCGCACGATTTTATGTATAAAGACCCAACCTTGAATTGCATCGCTTTAGATAATCACGATATGAGCCGCTTTTACTCGGTGGTAAACGAAGATTTTGATAAGTATAAAATGGGTATGGCGATTTTGCTAACCATGCGTGGCATTCCGCAAATGTATTACGGAACAGAGATTTTGATGAAGAACTTTTCTAATCCCGATGGTTTGGTTCGCTCGGATTTTCCTGGCGGATGGGATGGCGATAAAAAAGATAAGTTCATCGCTGATGGCAGAACCAATAAAGAAAACGAGGCGTTCAACTTCGTAAAAACCCTGGCCAACTTCCGCAAAAACAGCCTTGCGCTACAAACCGGAAAGCTAATGCAGTTTGTACCCGAAGATGATATTTATGTGTATTTTAGGTACAACGCCGCCGCAAAAGGTACGGTAATGGTTGTTGTAAATAATACCGATAAGGAGAAAACTTTAAATACCGATCGCTTTGCAGAACGCATAAATGGCACTACGACCGCAAAAAATGTAATTACAGGCGAAACCAGTGCGATAAAAGAAATTAAGGTGCCTGCAAAAACAACGTTGGTGCTGGAGTTAGGGTAG
- a CDS encoding SusE domain-containing protein — MKSTIFKTLALCFMALSLWSCKKDETQTVSNVEPAGTLTASATTINLVQANGTKEALQLTYPLATSSGYVVPVTSTLQFGLKGKNFDPVREVVVTSKTYAPTIADFNNMILALGGKVNEAAQIEVRLKSGAAVNDLTYSNVITLSATPYLASAWIYVPGAYQGWNPSTADSLISLSSDGVYTGMIAYTEGNLEFKITPAKKWDVAYGDAGSGSISTSAGDNLKSPAAIVKQVTVDLNKKTIVFGTPNEWSIIGDATAGGWATDTDMKGTNDGKSNFYILKTALGVGEMKFRFQHDWKTNLGGSPAALTAGGDNIKITAAGNYTITLDVAANKATIVKN, encoded by the coding sequence ATGAAATCAACAATATTTAAAACCTTAGCGCTTTGCTTCATGGCATTATCGCTTTGGTCGTGTAAAAAAGACGAAACCCAAACGGTTTCGAATGTTGAACCAGCAGGAACACTTACTGCTTCGGCAACAACAATAAATTTGGTTCAGGCCAATGGCACAAAAGAAGCATTACAGTTAACTTATCCTTTGGCCACTTCATCGGGCTATGTAGTTCCGGTTACTTCCACTTTGCAGTTCGGCTTAAAAGGCAAAAATTTCGATCCGGTAAGAGAGGTTGTGGTTACAAGTAAAACCTATGCACCAACCATTGCCGATTTTAACAACATGATTTTGGCTTTAGGGGGTAAAGTGAATGAAGCAGCACAGATAGAAGTTCGCTTAAAATCGGGCGCTGCGGTTAACGATTTAACTTACTCTAATGTCATTACTTTAAGTGCTACTCCATATTTGGCTTCGGCATGGATTTATGTGCCGGGTGCTTATCAGGGATGGAATCCATCTACAGCTGATAGTTTAATTTCTCTATCGAGTGATGGCGTTTATACCGGAATGATTGCTTACACCGAAGGTAATTTAGAGTTTAAAATTACCCCTGCAAAAAAATGGGATGTTGCTTATGGCGACGCAGGTTCAGGTTCAATCAGTACATCTGCTGGAGATAACTTAAAATCGCCTGCCGCAATTGTTAAGCAGGTTACTGTTGATTTAAATAAGAAAACCATTGTTTTTGGTACACCAAATGAATGGTCGATTATTGGTGATGCAACCGCTGGTGGCTGGGCAACGGATACCGATATGAAAGGAACTAATGATGGAAAGTCTAATTTCTATATCTTAAAAACAGCTTTAGGCGTTGGAGAAATGAAGTTCCGTTTCCAGCATGATTGGAAAACTAACTTAGGCGGTAGTCCTGCTGCTTTAACAGCTGGTGGCGACAATATTAAAATAACGGCTGCAGGAAATTATACTATTACCTTAGATGTAGCGGCTAACAAAGCAACCATAGTTAAAAACTAA
- a CDS encoding RagB/SusD family nutrient uptake outer membrane protein, with protein sequence MKNSFKMILASGMLLLSLNSCKKEALNLTPTNDVTAVDVYATPTGYKNSLVKLYATYALTSPQGAESSDVGGLNSGFADFLRLFWMTQELTTDEAICAWGDVGIPELDYGMPTPDNQFLRGLYSRSILQITFCNEFLRESTPEKLASRNITGADATAITRYRAEARFLRAFQYWVLLDAFGNPPFITEDDAIGKVNPKQIQRGALFTYVESELKAIEADLAEPRSNEYGRADKAADWALLARLYLNAQVYSGTAKYTEAITYSSKVIAAGYSLKANYMDLFRADNNVNNTENILTINYDGINGTNNGGTTYIINAAINADMNPTSYGVPGGGWGGNRTRPNLPNLFPDANGSLDKRGVFFGTKKAVDAVGEFTDGLRVTKFKNITSSNAPGRTLNGTFASVDFPLFRLAEQYLIYGEAVARGGSGGTAGQALTYVNLLRRRAYGNASGDLVAAALTTDFYLDERARELYWEGHRRTDLIRFDKFAGSTYIWPYKGGTQAGTALPAYRNLYPLPLADLIANPNLVQNTGY encoded by the coding sequence ATGAAAAATTCATTTAAAATGATATTGGCATCAGGCATGTTACTGCTGTCATTAAATTCATGCAAAAAAGAAGCGTTAAATTTAACACCTACAAATGATGTAACTGCCGTTGATGTATATGCCACACCAACCGGTTATAAAAACAGCTTGGTAAAATTATATGCCACTTATGCATTAACAAGTCCTCAAGGTGCCGAATCAAGTGATGTTGGCGGATTGAACTCGGGCTTCGCCGATTTTTTAAGGCTGTTTTGGATGACCCAGGAGCTGACTACCGATGAGGCAATCTGCGCATGGGGCGATGTGGGTATTCCAGAATTGGATTATGGCATGCCAACGCCAGATAATCAGTTTTTGCGTGGTTTATATTCAAGAAGTATTCTACAGATTACTTTCTGTAACGAATTTCTTCGTGAAAGCACACCTGAGAAACTGGCGAGCCGCAACATCACAGGTGCCGATGCAACTGCAATTACACGTTACCGTGCAGAAGCCCGGTTTTTACGTGCCTTTCAATACTGGGTATTGTTAGATGCTTTTGGTAACCCGCCGTTTATTACCGAAGATGATGCCATTGGTAAGGTAAACCCGAAACAAATTCAGCGAGGAGCCTTGTTCACTTATGTAGAATCGGAGTTGAAAGCCATCGAGGCTGATCTGGCCGAACCACGTAGCAACGAGTATGGTCGTGCCGATAAAGCAGCAGACTGGGCTTTGCTAGCCAGATTGTATTTAAACGCACAGGTTTATTCAGGTACCGCAAAATATACTGAGGCGATTACTTATTCGAGCAAGGTAATTGCTGCGGGTTATTCGCTAAAAGCCAACTACATGGATTTGTTCAGGGCAGATAACAACGTTAATAACACAGAAAACATTTTAACCATCAATTACGATGGTATAAACGGAACCAACAACGGTGGTACGACGTACATCATTAACGCGGCAATTAACGCTGATATGAATCCAACTTCTTATGGTGTACCCGGTGGTGGTTGGGGCGGAAACAGAACCCGTCCGAACTTGCCAAACTTATTCCCTGATGCAAACGGATCGTTAGATAAGCGTGGTGTTTTCTTCGGAACGAAAAAGGCGGTTGATGCTGTTGGCGAGTTCACAGATGGATTACGCGTAACCAAATTTAAGAACATTACTTCTTCTAATGCTCCGGGCAGAACCCTTAACGGTACTTTTGCATCGGTAGATTTTCCTTTGTTCCGTTTGGCTGAGCAATACCTGATTTACGGAGAAGCGGTTGCCCGTGGCGGTTCTGGTGGTACGGCTGGACAAGCGCTAACTTACGTCAATTTATTGCGTCGACGTGCTTATGGCAATGCATCGGGCGATTTGGTTGCGGCTGCTTTAACTACCGACTTTTACCTGGATGAGCGTGCACGCGAATTGTATTGGGAAGGCCATCGCCGTACCGATTTAATTCGTTTTGACAAGTTTGCCGGCTCAACTTACATTTGGCCATACAAAGGCGGTACACAGGCGGGTACAGCATTACCGGCTTATCGCAATCTTTACCCACTTCCATTAGCAGATCTAATTGCTAATCCCAACTTGGTTCAAAATACAGGTTATTAA